Proteins from a genomic interval of Diaminobutyricimonas aerilata:
- the serC gene encoding phosphoserine transaminase: protein MPTVTIPSELLPADGRFGCGPSKVRQAQLDWLASEGARIMGTSHRQAPVKQLVARVRSGLTELFRLPDGYEIILGNGGSTAFWEAAAFGLIERRSENLTFGEFGAKFAAAANAPWLQAPKVIDAPGGSRSEVEVISGVDVYAWPHNETSTGVMAPVKRVHGDEGALTVIDATSAAGGVDVDLTESDVYYFAPQKNFASDGGLWFAAVSPAAIERIERIAASDRYIPEFLSLQNALDNSRLEQTLNTPALGTLLLLENQLDWMNGNGGLAWADARTKESSNALYEWADASNYATPFVANPEHRSQVVVTIDFDDAIDAKTVASTLRENGVVDVEPYRKLGRNQLRVATFVAIEPDDIRQLIRSIEFVVDSL, encoded by the coding sequence ATGCCCACGGTCACCATCCCCAGTGAGTTGCTGCCCGCCGACGGCCGATTCGGCTGCGGACCGTCGAAGGTGCGCCAGGCGCAGCTCGACTGGCTCGCGTCGGAGGGCGCCCGCATCATGGGCACCTCGCACCGGCAGGCACCGGTGAAGCAGCTCGTCGCACGTGTGCGCTCGGGCCTCACCGAGCTCTTCCGCCTGCCCGACGGCTACGAGATCATCCTCGGCAACGGCGGATCGACCGCGTTCTGGGAGGCCGCCGCGTTCGGACTCATCGAACGCCGCAGCGAGAACCTCACCTTCGGCGAGTTCGGCGCCAAGTTCGCCGCCGCCGCGAACGCGCCATGGCTGCAGGCCCCCAAGGTGATCGACGCGCCGGGCGGATCCCGCAGCGAGGTCGAGGTCATCAGCGGCGTCGACGTGTACGCCTGGCCGCACAACGAGACCTCCACGGGCGTGATGGCGCCGGTGAAGCGGGTGCACGGCGACGAGGGTGCGCTCACCGTCATCGACGCGACGAGCGCCGCCGGCGGAGTGGACGTCGACCTCACCGAGAGCGACGTCTACTACTTCGCGCCGCAGAAGAACTTCGCGAGCGACGGCGGCCTCTGGTTCGCCGCCGTGAGTCCGGCCGCGATCGAGCGGATCGAGCGGATCGCCGCATCCGACCGTTACATCCCCGAGTTCCTGAGCCTCCAGAACGCGCTCGACAACTCTCGCCTCGAGCAGACCCTCAACACCCCCGCGCTCGGCACGCTGCTGCTGCTCGAGAACCAGCTCGACTGGATGAACGGCAACGGCGGACTCGCCTGGGCGGACGCCCGCACGAAGGAGTCGTCGAACGCGCTGTACGAATGGGCGGATGCCTCGAACTACGCGACCCCGTTCGTCGCGAACCCGGAGCACCGCTCGCAGGTCGTCGTCACGATCGACTTCGACGACGCGATCGACGCGAAGACGGTCGCCTCGACGCTGCGCGAGAACGGTGTCGTCGACGTCGAGCCGTACCGCAAGCTCGGCCGCAACCAGCTGCGCGTCGCGACGTTCGTGGCGATCGAGCCGGACGACATCCGTCAGCTCATCCGCAGCATCGAGTTCGTGGTCGATAGCCTGTAG
- a CDS encoding DUF3027 domain-containing protein, whose product MSEPAEADVSATEPTPEPRLAPTNDSITALAREALLENTDARNIGPYVRTLDEGDGVVSVLFESTLPGYPGWKWTVSIATVGDAEPTVMESELMPGEGSLLAPEWLPWSERLEEWQAAQAAAAAAAAEAEDDESDDDDDDDDEHDELDADADEADDLGDDVYDGVDPELAVTGDEHDDDDEHDDDDDESDDDDEDDDADVAVEGSAAGELGVEQAEQPEREADDAGPDEPAAPVRRQRRRRKNDD is encoded by the coding sequence ATGTCTGAGCCGGCCGAGGCGGACGTCTCCGCGACGGAACCGACCCCGGAACCCCGACTCGCGCCCACGAACGACAGCATCACGGCGCTCGCCCGCGAGGCGCTGCTCGAGAACACGGACGCCCGCAACATCGGTCCGTACGTGCGCACGCTCGACGAGGGCGACGGCGTCGTCTCCGTGCTGTTCGAGTCGACCCTGCCCGGGTACCCCGGATGGAAGTGGACCGTCAGCATCGCGACCGTCGGCGACGCCGAACCGACCGTGATGGAGTCCGAGCTCATGCCCGGCGAGGGCTCGCTGCTCGCGCCGGAGTGGCTGCCGTGGTCGGAGCGTCTCGAGGAGTGGCAGGCGGCCCAGGCCGCTGCCGCGGCCGCCGCCGCGGAAGCCGAGGACGACGAGTCGGACGACGACGATGATGACGACGACGAGCACGACGAGCTCGACGCGGACGCCGACGAGGCGGACGACCTGGGCGACGACGTGTACGACGGCGTCGATCCGGAGCTCGCCGTCACGGGCGACGAGCACGACGACGACGACGAGCACGACGACGACGACGACGAGTCGGACGACGACGACGAGGACGACGACGCGGATGTCGCCGTCGAGGGGTCAGCGGCGGGTGAGCTGGGCGTAGAGCAGGCCGAGCAGCCCGAGCGCGAGGCCGACGATGCAGGTCCAGACGAACCAGCCGCGCCCGTCCGCCGTCAGCGCCGGCGCCGCAAGAACGACGACTAG
- a CDS encoding cold-shock protein: MPTGRVKFYDEDKGFGFVSSDDGQEVFLHASALPAGAKVKAGTKLEFGIVDGKRGVQALSARIVESPPSVVKMNRKPADDMAIIVEDLVKLLDGIGGNLKRGRYPDNAHSRKIAALLRRVADELDV; this comes from the coding sequence ATGCCCACCGGCAGAGTGAAGTTCTACGACGAAGACAAGGGCTTCGGCTTCGTCAGCAGCGACGACGGCCAGGAGGTCTTCCTGCACGCCTCGGCGCTGCCCGCGGGGGCGAAGGTGAAGGCCGGTACGAAGCTCGAGTTCGGGATCGTCGACGGCAAGCGCGGCGTTCAGGCGCTCTCCGCACGCATCGTCGAGTCGCCGCCGAGCGTGGTGAAGATGAACCGCAAGCCCGCGGACGACATGGCGATCATCGTCGAAGACCTGGTGAAGCTCCTCGACGGCATCGGCGGCAACCTCAAGCGCGGCCGGTACCCCGACAACGCGCACAGCCGCAAGATCGCGGCCCTGCTGCGCCGAGTGGCCGACGAGCTGGATGTCTGA